DNA from Gammaproteobacteria bacterium:
GCAGGTCGCGCAGTGCCAGCGTGGGCCGCTCGTTCACCAGCGCGGCGTATTCGCGATAGGCGCTGCGGTCGCCGGTTTTGACCGCCCGTTGCAGTGTCTGCACCACGTCGGGGTTGTAGGCGTGTTCTTCGCCGCCGTGGACAAATTTCAGCAGGCCGCCCTGTTCGATGTTCTTGCGCGGGTTCCAGGCCAGCTTGGCCAGGTTGCGCTGATCGGCATCGATGTCGTCGAAGTGGGTGCCCTGCAGGCGGTTGGTGGTGCCGGCGAAACACAGATCCACTACCTCCTGATGCAGGCCGACGGATTCAAACAGCTGGGCGCCACGGTAGCTGGAGATGGTGGATATGCCCATCTTCGAGGTAACTTTAAATAGTCCCTTGTTGATGCCCTTGCGATATTGATGCATCAGCTCGGCGCAATTGGGTTCGGTGATCTCGCCGGTGCGCTGCATATCCTGAATACAGGCGTAGGCCAGGTAGGGATATACCGCAGTGGCGCCGTAACCGATCAGCACGGCCATGTGGTGTGCATCCCGGGCGGTGCCGGTTTCGACAATAATGTTGGCGTCGCAACGCAGGCCTTCATGGATCAGGCGATGGTGTACCGCGCCGGTGGCGAGCAGTGCATGCACCGGGATGCGGTCGGGCGCGATGTTGCGGTCCGTCAGCACCAGTAGCACGATGCCGGACTTGACGGCGGCCACGGCCTGATCGGTGATGTGGCTGATGGCATCCTGCAGTTTGCCGTTCTCGTCGTAATGCAGCTCAATCCGGGTGCTGGCGTAGTCGCCATCGAGGCCGATAAGCTGATCGAACTTGGTGGTGGACAGCACCGGTGAGTTCATCAGGATGCGATTGGCATGCGCGGGTGATTCCTCGAACATGTTCATTTCACGGCCGAAACAGGTCTCCAGCGACATGACGATTTGTTCGCGAATGGGATCGATCGGCGGATTGGTGACCTGTGCAAACTGTTGACGGAAATAGTCATACAGCGAGCGTGCCTTGCGTGACAGTACCGGCATGGGGGTGTCGTCACCCATGGAGCCGATGGCCTCCTGGCCGTCTTCGGCCAGCACCCGCAGCACCTGGTCGCGCTCCTCGAAGCTAACCTGAAATAGTTTCTGATAGGTGTCTAGGGTATCGCTGTCCATGGGCAGACCACAGACTTCACCGTTGAGCGTGGTGGTGATGCGTCGGGCACCAGCGGCCAGCCACTGTTTGTAGGGCTGGCGTCCCTTGAGCATGGCGTTGACGTCTTCCGGCAACAGCAGTTTGCCGGTTTCGGTGTCGGCCGCCAGCATCTCGCCGGGCTTGAGGCGGCCCTTGGCCACCACGTCTTCGGGCCGGTAATCGTACACGCCGATTTCTGAGGCCAGGGTGATGTGACGGTCCCGGGTGATCACCCAGCGCGCCGGGCGCAGGCCGTTGCGGTCGGTGGAACAGGCGGCATAACGGCCATCGGTCATCACGATACCGGCCGGCCCATCCCAGGGTTCCATGTGCATGGAGTTGTATTCGTAGTAGGCGCGCAGGTCAGGGTCCATGTTGGTGACGTTCTGCCAGGCGGGCGGCACCAGCAGGCGCATGGCGCGGAAGATATCCATGCCGCCGGCCAGCAGGGCCTCCAGCATGTTGTCCATGCTGTTGGAGTCGGAGCCCGTCATCGACACCAGCGGGCGGACATCGGCCATGGGGATGGTGGGGCTCTCGAATTTGTGGCCGCGGGCCACGGACCAGTTGCGGTTACCCTCGACGGTGTTGATCTCGCCGTTATGCGCCAGGTAGCGGAAGGGCTGGGCCAGGCGCCACTGTGGCCAGGTGTTGGTGGAAAAGCGCTGATGGAAAACGGCGATGGCGGTTTCCATGCGCTTGTCGTTCAGGTCGGGATAGAACTGCGGCAGGTGCGCGGGCATCACCAGGCCTTTGTAGGAGATCACCCGTGATGATAGGGTGGGGATATAAAACACGGGGTCGCCGCCCTCAATGGCCTTTTCGCAACGCCGGCGCGCGATATAGAGGTGCTGCTCGAAGCGCAGGCTGTCCATGCCGGCCGGGGCGTTGATGAAGATCTGCTCGATGACCGGCAGTGAGGCCAGCGCCTCGTCACCACAGGCATTGCTGTCTGTCGGCACGGTGCGCCAGCCCAGTACCTCCAGGCCCTCGGCGCGGAGTTCGGTTTCGAGTTGCTGGCGGGCGGTGCTGGCGAGGCCGGCATCGGTATTGAGGAACACCATGCCGACCGCGTAATTGTCCGCCAGCTCGAAGCCCAGCTCCTGTGCACATAGGCGCAGGAAACCGTCTGGCCGCTTCAGCAACAGGCCGCAGCCGTCACCGGTCTTGCCGTCCGCCGCCACCGCGCCGCGATGGGTCAGGCGGGCCAGCGCGCCGATGGCGGTTTCCACCAGCCAGTGGCTGGCCTTGTCGTCCATCTGGGCGATGAGGCCAAAACCACAGTTGTCCTTTTCAAAGCGGGGGCGATACAGGCCCTCGGCATTCGGCGGCTGGTTCGGTGTTTTTTTCACGGGTACGTTTTCCACGTTAGTCTCGTGCCTGTCGGCATTGGTGATAAGGCAGCATTCGGTTAATAATCATTGGCTTGCCGACCTTTTTGGGGGGCGGGCAGGGCGCGGGGCGCGCCTGCGATAAAAGCCTTTCCCGGCGCAAATGGCCCAGCATTATAGCGGGGCGCCAGACTCGGTTCAATGCGGCGAAAAGTCAGTGTTATCGAGGCGTGCGGCCAGATCGGGTGTTAGCACGGTGTGGAGGGGGGTGGAGCGGGATTACGGCGTCAGCCCGGTTCCGTTCAGCTCCTGTTGCAGCGGCCTCAGGCTGCGCACCCAGGGGTTCTGTAGACGCAGGCCTTTGGGCAGGCGGGCGCGGGCATCGATGGCCTGCTGTTTGTCGGTGAAAATGCCGTGGATCAGGCCGAACCAGGGCCGGTTGTTGCGGGTGGATTGATACACCGCCAGGGGCTCCCCGGGTGAGTGCCGTTGAATAAAGGCGCGCAGGGTCTTGATGTCGTTGCCGGCCACCAGTTGCAGGGTGTAGTGCCCGGGATCCTGCGCCTGTATCCAGTCGCTGCGCTGGCCGGGCAGGTCGGCGGGGATAAGGTTTGGTCGCGCGGTGGATGGGCCGACGGTTGCCGCGCCGGGGGCCGGAGGGGGCTCGGCGAGGGTGCTGGCGGCCATGCTGTCCAGCACCGGGGCTGCGCCCGGCACGGTGGGGGGCGGCGGTGCCGGGCTGGTGGTGACGCTGAGGGGGGGCGAGGGTGGCTCGGTCTCGGCTGCGTCGCCTTCCGGCGCAGGCGTGGCATCGGGTTCTTTTGCGCCGTAGATCTTTTCGACAATGGCGGTCGGCTGATCGGCATCCGGTTCCGCGGGTGCAGCAGGCGGGGCTGGTGCGAGGACCGGGTCGGTATCGATGTCCGCAGCGGTATCGGCAGTGATCGTGGTCGTCTGGTTGCGGGGCAGTGAGGCGGCGTCCGGCAGGCTGAGCGGTTGTTGGCGGGAGGCGGTTTGGGCGTCGTTGCTGTGTTCCAGCCAGGCATTGAATTCACCCTGAAAGATCAGTAACGCGCTAATTACGGTTATGCCGATGAGGGTGGCCAGCGTCCGCGGCAGGTTGAGGCTTGCGAGACGGTGGCCGGCCGTGGCGGCGCTGGTGGTGGGAGCGGTCTCGACCAGTAGGTTGTGAGCCAGGCGGTTGATCTCTCCCGGCCAGCCGCGTGATTGGCGGTGAATTTTTCGTAGCGCCACATCGGTGAAGGGCTTGCTGTCGGCGAAGTGGGCCGCGGACAGGCGGTGCAGGATGTAGTGGGTGGTCTGTTCGCTATCGAAGGCGGGGAGTTCGATCTTGTGATGCACGATAGCGCTATGGGGTTCCAGTAGCGGATCGGTCAGGTTCTCATCGAGTTTGTCGGTGCCAAACAGCACAATCCTCAGCAGCGGTTTATTGTCCCTGCTGGTGAGGCCGGCGAGCGCCAACACACATTTGAGCGCGGTGACGGGCAGTCGCTCGGCGTCATCGATGAGCATGACGGCCTGGCGGGCGCTGTGTTGCAGTGAGTCGAAGTGATGTTCGAGATGTTCAAGCAGTTCGGCATGGGTGGCGCCATGAAACTGCAGTCCCATCTGATGAAACAGCTGTTGCACGAGTTTGCGTTCATCAAGGCCGTTTTTTGCCTCAATGCGCGCGACCTTCCAGGTGTCCAGCGCGTGTAGCTGGAACTGCTGCAGGAGTGTGGTCTTGCCGCTGCCCTCGGGGCCGCTGACCAGCATGAGTTCGTTGCCGTACTGGGTAAGGTGAAGCAGGATGTCGAGTTTCTGCTGGCGCGTGGGTTCGGCGTAAAAGAGGTCGTCTTCAATGCCATCGCCAAAGGGTTCGCGGCTCATGCCGTAGGCGATAACATAGGAATGCGGTGATGTGCTGAGGTGTTCGTTCATGCTGCTCATGCTGGTTAAGAGGGCCTCTGTTCGCCGGTGGCAAAAACAATACGGTAGCCGCGTTTGATTTGCGCGTCACGTGCCTTGATGAGCGCGTCCATTGCCTGCTCGTGGTCATTAAAATGTAGCCGGGTGACCTTGCCGGAGACGCCCTGTTGTCCGGACTCCTTTACCAGGGTCCAGCCATTGATAAGATCCTCCTGCAAAAACAGGTGATAGTAGCGTGGGTAGGTGTCCGCCGTGGGGGGTGTCTGTAGGTAGAGGCGCATGGGCCGGATTGTGCGTGGTGCCCGGTTTCAGGTCAATTCAGTGGCATTAAAAATGCGTTCGTATTCGCGAATGGCGTAGCGATCGGTCATCCCGGCAATGTAGTCCGCAATGCCGCGCGCACGGCCGGCATGCTGGTCCCGGTTTTCGAGGGTCTTCACGCGTTGTTGCTGTTCGGGCGGCAACAGCAAGGGGTCGTTGATGAAGGCATCGAATAACGAGCGGATGATGCTGGCGGCCTTGGCGGTCATCCGGTGAACGCGATAGTGGCGATACAGGTTGTGATGCAGGAATTGCTTGAGCTCAAGATTCATCGCTGTCATTTCATCGCTGAAGCCGACCAGTGGCTGTGAATGCCGGGTGATGTCTTCGCGCGTTTGCGGCTGGTGGTCGTGCAGGCGTTGGGCGCTGCTGGTGAGGAAATCCGATACCTGTCGGTTGATCATGCGGCGAATGATTTCATGCACGGCGCGTTTGTCGACGATGCCGGGATATTTCTGCTTCACCGCCGCATGCTGCTCGGCAAACAGTTGGACCTCACAGAGGCCGTCAATGGTAATCAGTCCGGCGCGGAGGCCGTCATCGACGTCATGATTGTTGTAGGCGATCTGGTCGGCAATGTTGGTGATCTGGGCCTCAAGCCCGGGCTGATGTCGGTCCAGGAAGCGCTGGCCCAGTTCGCCAAGCCGCCGGGCGTTGCTGGCCGAACAGTGTTTCAAGATACCTTCACGGGTCTCAAAGGTGAGGTTGAGGCCATTGAAATCGGCGTATTTTTCTTCAAGCTCATCGATGATGCGTAGCGACTGCAGATTGTGTTCAAAGCCGCCGTAGTCGCGCATGCAGTCATTAAGCACATCCTGTCCGGCATGGCCAAACGGGGTGTGGCCGAGATCATGGGCCAGGGCGATGGTTTCGGTGAGGACCTCGTTGAGCTTCAGCACGCGGGCGATGGAGCGGCTGATCTGCGCAACCTCGATGGAGTGGGTGAGCCGGGTGCGGAACATGTCGCCTTCGTGATTAACGAACACCTGGGTCTTGTATTCGAGGCGGCGGAAGGCGCCGGAGTGCACGATGCGATCCCGGTCGCGCTGAAATTCGCTGCGCGTATTGGGTGGCGGTTCAGGGAATTGCCGACCGCGTGAATGACATTCGCGGGTGGCGTAGGGGGCGAGCCCGTCCGCGGATAGCGGAGTGGGGGGTATGGTATCAGCGCTCACGAGTCATCACGGTTGGCTGCCTGGTGAAAGGCATCAAGGGTCTCGCGCAGGGCTTGGGGGTCGTAGTCGGCGCTGACATAGCCGGCACCGATGGCGGATAAAAGCACCAGGCGGATGACGCCGGACTGCACCTTTTTGTCCACAGCCATCAGCTGCATGAAACGCTCGGCATCCATTTGCGCGGGGATCCTGGTCGGCAGTCTGGCGGCCGCGATCAATGCCTGTGTGCGTTGCAACTCCTCAGCCGACAACCCGCCCAGGCGGTGCGAGAGGTCGGCGGCCATCAGCATGCCGGTGCCGACGGCCTCGCCATGCAGCCAGGCACCATAGCCCATGCCGGCCTCGATGGCATGACCGAAGGTGTGTCCCAGGTTGAGCAGGGCGCGCGGCCCGGCCTCCTTTTCATCCGCGGCGACCACCGTCGCCTTGTTCTGGCAGGAGCGTTCGATGGCATAGGCCAGTGTTTCGGGGTCGCGGGCCAACAGGGCGGCAATGTTCGACTCCAGCCACGTAAACAGCTCGGCGTCGGAGATCAGCCCGTATTTAATCACCTCGGCAAGCCCGGCGGAGAGTTGCCGGTCGTCAAGCGTGGTGAGGGTGTTGATGTCGATGATGACGCATTCTGGCTGGTGGAAGGCGCCGATCATGTTTTTGCCCAGCGGGTGATTGACGCCGGTTTTTCCACCCACCGAGGAATCCACCTGCGCCAGCAGGGTGGTGGGTATCTGGATAAAGTTGACCCCACGCTGATAGCAGGCCGCGGCGAAGCCGGTGATGTCGCCCACCACGCCGCCACCCAGGGCGATAAGGGTGCACTGGCGATCGAAGCGATGGCTGAGCAGGGCGTCGAAGATGAGGTTGGTGGTCTCCAGGGTTTTGTATTGTTCTCCATCGGGGAGGATGACGGATTCGCAGTGGTAATCCTTGAGCGCGCCGAGGGTCTGTTGGAGATACAGCGGGGCAACGGTTTCGTTGCTGACGATTAACACCTGTTTACCGCGTATGTGCGGCGTCAACAGATAATCCTGGCCAAGCAGGTTCTGGCCAATGTGAATGGGATAATTGCGCAGCTTGAGATTGACGGTCAGGGTTTTCATATTTTTATCGGTTGTCTGTGTGTGCGTTCCGGTCGTCGCCAAGGGGGCTTGGTGCCCGCCGTTTATAATCCACGCTCGGCGACCAGGGCCAGTATTTTGTTGACCACGCTGCGCGCCGGGCCGGCATCGGTTTCGATAATCACATCGGCAACCTCCCGGTAGAGAGGGTCGCGGATGCGGAGGATTTCTTCCAGCGCTTTGCGGGGGTCTGCGGTCTTCAGCAGCGGGCGATTTTTGTCTTTCGTGGTGCGATTGAAGAGGTGGTCAAGGGGGGCGCTGAGATAGATGACAAAACCCTGGCGGGTGATCTGATCACGATTTTCAGGATCGAGAATGGCGCCGCCGCCGGTTGCCAGAACAATGTCCTGTTTGCTGGTCAGTTCGGCAATGACCGATTTCTCCCGCCGCCGAAACCCATCTTCTCCTTCCATCTCAAAGATCAGCGGTATGTTCACACCGGTGCGCTCCTCGATGACACGATCGCTGTCGTAAAAGGCTCTCCCCAGCTGGCGGGCGAGTTGTTTGCCAATGGTGGTCTTGCCTGCGCCCATCGGGCCAACAAAGATGATGTTTTGTGCCATTCTGCCTCGGAAGATCGGTTTGCAGGGATTATATCGGGTTTGGTGCGGGGATGACTAATGCTGTGTCGATCGGCGCAGGTTGTGTCATCAGCGGGTGTGAGTAAGGTGGGAAAATCCGGTCAATGGATGTTGGTGAGGAACTAGATGAAAGATAGCAAGAGGAATAATAGGAGGAATAAATAGAAACGGCACCTGAGGCGCCGTTTCTATTTATGGACGTGTTGGCAGTTGCTGTGGTTACTTGTTGCCGAGTTCCTGTTTGAGGATTTTGGGTGTCACAAAAATCAGCAGCTCGCTCTTCTTGCTGAGTTCCCGGGTCGTCCGGAACAGGACGCCAATGAAGGGCAGATCGCCAAGGAAGGGGACGCGGTCACTCTCGTTGCGTGTTTCCTGCTCATAGACGCCACCCAGTACCACGGTTTCACCATTATTCATCAATACCTGGGTCTCGATCTCCTTGGTGTCAATGCTGGGGATAACGGATCCGTTTTCGCCTGAGAATCGCTCACCGATACTGTCCTTGTTGATCTTGAGATCAAGTATGATGCGGTCGTCGGGGGTGATCTGTGGTGTCACGCGCAAGGCCAGTACCGCCTCCTTGAAGGAGATGGTTGTTGCGCCACTGGAAGAGGCCTCCAGGTATGGGATCTCTGTGCCCTGTTGAATGAGGGCCTCTTTCTGGTTGGCGGTGATGACGCGGGGGTTTGAAACCACTTCACCGCGGGCCTCAAGTTGCAGGGCAGATAGCTCCAGATCGAGCAAGGTATTGGCGCCCAGAATGGAAAGGGCTATACGACCTGCATTGGGGGCTGCAACCGGCATGTTCACGTTCATACGTTGAGGTATGCCGCCCGCACCTGTGGGGATGCTGATAGGGTAGGGGCTAGCGCCACTGGTGTCGGCCAGGTTATCCAACGCTGAACCGGCCATGGCATCGGTGGCGTTGATGGTGCCGGAGCCAAAGATCAGGTCGCTGTTTCTGTCATTGATGGAGGTAACACCGAAGCGAACACCAAGGTCCTTGGCGAAATCGTCATCGGCGATCACGATGCGTGACTCGATCATGACCTGGCGGACAGGGATGTCCAGGGTCTTGATCAGCTCGCGGGCGGCATCCAGCCGGTCCGCCGTATCGGATACCAGCAGGATATTGGTGCGTTCGTCGACGGTGGAATGACCGCGTTCGGAAATGATGCCGCCCTTTGATGAGAGTATTGTTGCGATTTCCGAGGCCTTGGCAAAGTTGATCTGTATCAGCTGGGTCTTGATGGGGGCCAGTTCTTCGATCTGTTTGTTCGCCTCAAGCTCCAGTTTTTCCTGCGCGGCGATCTCTTCTGCCGGCGCAACCATGATGACATTGCCGGCCTTGCGCATCGCCAGGCCCTTGGTTTTCAGAATCAGATCAAGCGCCTGATCCCAGGGGACATTTTTCAGGCGGAGTGTCAGGTTGCCCTGTACCGAGTCGCTGGTCACCATGTTCAGGCTGGTGAAGTCCGCGATGAGCTGCAGGACGGCGCGCACCTCGATATCCTGAAAGTTCAGTGACAGGCGCTCTCCGGTATAACCAAACTGGTCTTTCTTGGCGGCTGCGGTCTTTTCCTTTGGAATCTCTTTCACCTCGATGGTGTAGCTGTTACCGGCATGGTAGGCCAGGTATTCGTAGTCGCCGCTGGGGGTGATGGCCAGGCGGGTGCGGTCGCCGGATTGCGTGGTGTCGATAAATTGTACCGGCGTGGCAAAATCGGTGACATCCAGGCGCTGTTGCAGGGTGCTGGGCAGTTCGGTGTCGCCGAATTCGACAAAAATCTGATGACCCGATTCGCCGGTGCTGATCGGCGTGTCGCCATCGGACAGACCAATGATGATCTTGCCCTCGCCGTCTTTGCCGCGGCGGAAGTCAATGCTGTTGATGCGATGTAGGGCGGAGGAGCCAGCCACCGCTGCTGCTGCGCCCGCGGTTGCGCTGGCGGCCGGTGTTGCCTGCGCCGTGCGACTGCCGGCAAGGGTGATAATGACATTGTTGCCTGAGACTTCACTCTCGAAGGGGATCAGCTGCACCAGGTTCAAGATGATACGGGTACGGTCCCCGGCCTCTACGGCGGTCACGCTCTTGGCGAAGCCGATGCCGATATTTTTGCTCTTCCAGTCCAGGATGCTGCCGGTGTTGGGGAAGTCCAGCACGATGCGTGCGGGATTGTCGATGGTGAAATTGCCGGGGTTGGTGGCAGGGCCAGAGAAGTTGAGACGGACCTGTACGCTGTCGCCGGGCAGGGAGGTGAAGGTGATGTCCTTCAGTTTCTTGGTGCTGCCATTGCTCTCGGCCTTCTTGATGGGCGTCGCGGTGTCGGTGAATTCGGCAGCGGGCGCCGCGACGGTTTCAGCCGGGGGGGCTGGGACGGCTGCGGTCTCGGCGGCCGGTGCTGAGGCCTCATCGCCAATCTTCAGAAAGATGTTTTTGCCTTCGGTGCGAAGTTCATAGCTAACCAGTTTGTCGAGGTTGACGCTGACACGGGTGCGACCCTTTTCCTGTACGGCCTTGACGGTCTGGGCGACGCCGACATCGACGGGCAGCGGCAGGCTCCAGGGCAGGTTGTTATTCACGCCAGCCAGATCGAGCGAGATGCGTGCGGGGCTTTTTGAGGTGAAGTCAGTAGGCTGTGGGGCGTCGCCGGACAGGGCCATGCGAATCTCCACCGTATTGTCCGGAAGCTTTTTAAAGTCGATGAAATCCAGGGAAAGCTCCGGCGCATCGGCTGCAAATGCGGATGTGAGCGCAAGCATGCCGTAAAACAGGATAAGGCTCAGGCAGCGTAATTTTGGTTTCATCATTTTATTCTCACGTGCGCGCATAGTATTTGATCCAAATAATCGAGTGAAAAAGCCCATTACAAAGTCCTCGCTGGCATCATTCGCTTGCAACCAGGGTTGATGTGCGTTCAATCCATCCCCCCAGGCCGTCTGGAACGATTTCCCTTAATTCAATCTCTGTTTCGGTAATTTTTGTGATGCGGCCATTATTTTTGCCGAGGTGCTTGCCGATGGTGGTGCGGTATAGGGTGCCATCGCTTGAGCGAATAAGCGCCCATAATTGACCATTTTTTTCCAGGCTACCCATCATTTTCAGGCTGCCCAGTGCGTACTGTTCCAGTACGTCCCTGGCCCTGCTCATATCGGGTCGCAAGCCATTGTTTGATTCCATGGCCTGGATTTCGACCGTGGGCTCGAAGGGATTCCTGGTGGTGCTGTCGTTGTAGGTAAAAACCTCAAACTCCTGTGGTTTGGGGAGTGGTGGTATGCGGCTCTTCTGCCGCGACTTCACATCGGCAATATATTCCTGCAGCTCCACCGTGGCCTCATCGCTGCAGGCAGACAGCCCGACAATAATACAGGCCGCGAGGATGCAGCGCGCGATGGTGCTGCGCCTGATCTGCAGGCGGATCCTGGACTTGCCCTCAAGGCCATCGTTTCGGAGGCTATTGGCCGTAACCATTATTTCTTACCCCGTGGTTTGCGTTGCTTTTTGCTGTTGCTGCTTTCTTCGTCTTTGTCGAGGTAGCGATAGGTTCTTGCCGTGGCCTCCATGGTCATGCGGCTGTCATCTCCCGGTTTGGCTTTTGAGGAGAGGGTCAGGTCATGCAGTGTAACGATTCGTGACAGGGCTGCGGTGGCGCTGGCAAAGTTGCCGAACTGATGATAATTGCCTTTGACTCGGATTTGAATGGGTAACTCGGCATAGAATTCTTTTGGGGTTTCAGCCTCGGGTTTGAAGAGTTCAAATTCCAGCCCGCTGATGATGCCGATGCGTGAGATATCGACAAGTAGTCCGGCCACCTCGGTTTCACCCGGCAGCTGTTGCAGCAGCGCGCCAAAGGAACGCTGCATTTCCAGCATCTGCTCTTTGTAGGCCGCCAGGTTAACGGCCTTGGCCTGCTTGGTTTCAAATTCCTGCTTGAGGGTCGTTTCCTTCTGTTGCGCGGCCTCAAGCTCAAGCAGTTGGTCGCTGGTGTCCAAATAATAGCCGGCGAATAACAGCGTGGTGCAGAGCAGCAGGATAACAATAGCCTTGGCGGCGATGGGCCAGCTGCCAATATTATTGGGATCGAGGTTGTTAAGGTCTTTCAGGTCAGACAGGTTCATTTGTCGGCCTTCTCGGTTTTTGGAACGGCTTGTGAGACTTTCATCTGGAACCAGCTGGCGCCCGGGTATTCCTTGACGTCGGACTTGATGACCTCAAGTCTGGGGTTGGTTAACCAGGGCGATTTGTCCAGATTGCGCATCAGCTCCGAGACATAGTCGTTGGAGTCGGCAACGCCGGTCAGATCGATCTCTCGACCTTTGCGGGAGAGGGTGATCAGAAATACCTTTTCCGGCATGCTGGTGGCGATCTCATCAAATATATGCACGATCTCAGGGCGACTGCTCTGCAGTTCCTGAATGACCTTCATGCGCGCCAGCAGGGCGGCCTTCTCTTTTTCGAGGCTCTCGATTTCTTTGATGTCCTTGTCGACCTGCGCAATCTGATCCGTCATGAACTGATTGCGGTTGTTTTGTTCCTCAATAACGCCCGCCATACGGATATGAACCAGCACGATAATGCCGAGCATCATGATGGCTGCGCCAGCCGCGATGTTGATGAAGGTGCGCTGTTTCTCGCGCCGTTCGTCTTCACGCCAGGGGAGTAGATTAATGTGTGGCATTAGTCGAAGCTCCTTAGCGCAAGTCCGCAGGCAATCATCAGCGCCGGTGCGTCATTGCTCAATGCCTGTGCCTTGACCTTGGAGACCAGTGACATATTAGTGAAGGGATTGGCAATCGAAGTGCTGGTGCCGACCCGCTCTTCGATGAGTTCATCGACACCGGGAATGGACGCGCTACCGCCGGCCAGCACGATATGGTTGACTGAATTATGCTGGCTGGACGAAAAAAAGAACTGTAGTGAACGGCTGACCTGCTGGGTCATGGCATCCTTGAAGGGATCCAGCACCTCGGGCACATAATTGTCAGGCAGGCCACCCTGGCGCTTGGCCATGCCGGCTTCCTCGTAGGACAGGCCGTAGCGGCGCTGGATTTCTTCCGTGAGCTGCTTGCCGCCGAAAACCTGGTCGCGGGTATAAATGATCTTTTCGTTGTGTAATACGCTGAGGGTCGTCATGGTGGCGCCCACATCAATGATGGCGATGGTTTTGTCTGCCGTGCCCCCGGGGATCTGTGAGGTAATGAGGCTAAAGGCATTTTCCAGGGTGTAGGCCTCGATATCCACAATCCTGGCGGTGAGCCCGCCCAGTTCGACGGCGGCGACACGGGAGTCGACATTCTCGCTACGCGAGGCCGCCAGCAACACATCGACTGTATCGGGATTGTCATCCGAGGGCCCGAGGATTTCGAAATCCAGATTCACCTCTTCCAGGGAATAGGGAATGTATTGGTCCGCTTCCAGTTCAATCTGGCTTTCCATCTCATCTTCGGAAAGCGAGGCCGGCATGGTGATCACCTTGGTGATGACCGAAGAGCCGGCGACGGCGACGGCGGCGAACTTGCTGCGTGAGCCGGCACGTTTTACCACGCGTCGGATGGCCTCACCGACGGCTTCGACGTCAGTAATATTTTTTTCAACGACCGAATTGGGTGGCAGTGGTTCCGCTGCATAGGCCTCGACACGGTAGCCGTCACCATGGCGACTTAACTCCAGCAGTTTTACCGAAGTTGAGCTAATGTCCAGTCCAATGAGTGGAGGTTTTTTATGAGCAAAGAGATCTGCTATTCGCACGTTTTATTTCCCATTATCATACTCGCAAGCAGATTATCGGTAGTGAATTTGGAAACTTTACTATAGATTACGGATTGTCGAAGAATATTTAGTATTAGGTTGATCTAATTAGAAGTTTTATACTTACCCCTTGTCAATATCCATGAACACTATCACAAATTTTTGTATCTGATGTCTTCTTTTAAACTCCCTGTACGCTGGTTGCTGATTTCTGCAGTGACTGGTGTTTTTTTGATCGCCCTTGGTCTGTCGGCGATTGCCCTTTTTATTGTGCCCGACTTGCCGTCCATTGAGAGTCTCAAGGACGTGCAATTCCAGGTGCCGTTGCGGGTATACACGCGCG
Protein-coding regions in this window:
- the aroK gene encoding shikimate kinase AroK; its protein translation is MAQNIIFVGPMGAGKTTIGKQLARQLGRAFYDSDRVIEERTGVNIPLIFEMEGEDGFRRREKSVIAELTSKQDIVLATGGGAILDPENRDQITRQGFVIYLSAPLDHLFNRTTKDKNRPLLKTADPRKALEEILRIRDPLYREVADVIIETDAGPARSVVNKILALVAERGL
- a CDS encoding deoxyguanosinetriphosphate triphosphohydrolase; translation: MSADTIPPTPLSADGLAPYATRECHSRGRQFPEPPPNTRSEFQRDRDRIVHSGAFRRLEYKTQVFVNHEGDMFRTRLTHSIEVAQISRSIARVLKLNEVLTETIALAHDLGHTPFGHAGQDVLNDCMRDYGGFEHNLQSLRIIDELEEKYADFNGLNLTFETREGILKHCSASNARRLGELGQRFLDRHQPGLEAQITNIADQIAYNNHDVDDGLRAGLITIDGLCEVQLFAEQHAAVKQKYPGIVDKRAVHEIIRRMINRQVSDFLTSSAQRLHDHQPQTREDITRHSQPLVGFSDEMTAMNLELKQFLHHNLYRHYRVHRMTAKAASIIRSLFDAFINDPLLLPPEQQQRVKTLENRDQHAGRARGIADYIAGMTDRYAIREYERIFNATELT
- the aroB gene encoding 3-dehydroquinate synthase, with amino-acid sequence MKTLTVNLKLRNYPIHIGQNLLGQDYLLTPHIRGKQVLIVSNETVAPLYLQQTLGALKDYHCESVILPDGEQYKTLETTNLIFDALLSHRFDRQCTLIALGGGVVGDITGFAAACYQRGVNFIQIPTTLLAQVDSSVGGKTGVNHPLGKNMIGAFHQPECVIIDINTLTTLDDRQLSAGLAEVIKYGLISDAELFTWLESNIAALLARDPETLAYAIERSCQNKATVVAADEKEAGPRALLNLGHTFGHAIEAGMGYGAWLHGEAVGTGMLMAADLSHRLGGLSAEELQRTQALIAAARLPTRIPAQMDAERFMQLMAVDKKVQSGVIRLVLLSAIGAGYVSADYDPQALRETLDAFHQAANRDDS
- a CDS encoding pilus assembly protein PilP yields the protein MVTANSLRNDGLEGKSRIRLQIRRSTIARCILAACIIVGLSACSDEATVELQEYIADVKSRQKSRIPPLPKPQEFEVFTYNDSTTRNPFEPTVEIQAMESNNGLRPDMSRARDVLEQYALGSLKMMGSLEKNGQLWALIRSSDGTLYRTTIGKHLGKNNGRITKITETEIELREIVPDGLGGWIERTSTLVASE
- the pilQ gene encoding type IV pilus secretin PilQ, with protein sequence MMKPKLRCLSLILFYGMLALTSAFAADAPELSLDFIDFKKLPDNTVEIRMALSGDAPQPTDFTSKSPARISLDLAGVNNNLPWSLPLPVDVGVAQTVKAVQEKGRTRVSVNLDKLVSYELRTEGKNIFLKIGDEASAPAAETAAVPAPPAETVAAPAAEFTDTATPIKKAESNGSTKKLKDITFTSLPGDSVQVRLNFSGPATNPGNFTIDNPARIVLDFPNTGSILDWKSKNIGIGFAKSVTAVEAGDRTRIILNLVQLIPFESEVSGNNVIITLAGSRTAQATPAASATAGAAAAVAGSSALHRINSIDFRRGKDGEGKIIIGLSDGDTPISTGESGHQIFVEFGDTELPSTLQQRLDVTDFATPVQFIDTTQSGDRTRLAITPSGDYEYLAYHAGNSYTIEVKEIPKEKTAAAKKDQFGYTGERLSLNFQDIEVRAVLQLIADFTSLNMVTSDSVQGNLTLRLKNVPWDQALDLILKTKGLAMRKAGNVIMVAPAEEIAAQEKLELEANKQIEELAPIKTQLIQINFAKASEIATILSSKGGIISERGHSTVDERTNILLVSDTADRLDAARELIKTLDIPVRQVMIESRIVIADDDFAKDLGVRFGVTSINDRNSDLIFGSGTINATDAMAGSALDNLADTSGASPYPISIPTGAGGIPQRMNVNMPVAAPNAGRIALSILGANTLLDLELSALQLEARGEVVSNPRVITANQKEALIQQGTEIPYLEASSSGATTISFKEAVLALRVTPQITPDDRIILDLKINKDSIGERFSGENGSVIPSIDTKEIETQVLMNNGETVVLGGVYEQETRNESDRVPFLGDLPFIGVLFRTTRELSKKSELLIFVTPKILKQELGNK